The Candidatus Eremiobacterota bacterium nucleotide sequence CTCGATCCCGCAGCGCGAGCGTCGCAAAGCGGTCTTCGAGTTCATGGCCAGCGCCGTCTCGAGCGAGAAGCCGCGCCACGCGCTGCTCGGCGAGATCGCGCGGGAGCTGCTCAAGGTGCGCGCGTCGGGCAAGCGCATTCTGCTGGTCGGCGGCCCTGCGATCATCCACACCGGCGCGGGACCGTATCTCGCCGAGCTCGTGCGCGACGGCTACGTTACCGCGATCTTCGCCGGCAACGCGCTCGCCGTGCACGACGTCGAGGCGCAGTTCTTCGGCACCTCGCTCGGCATCAACTTGGACGACGCGTTTCCCGCCGAAGAAGGCCACGTCCACCACTTGCGCACGGTGAACCGCTTGCGCGCGGTCGGCGGAATCCGCCCGGCGATCGAGCGCGGGATGCTGACGGCAGGCGTGATGTACGAAGCGTACACGAAGAACATTCCGGTCGTGCTGTGCGGCTCGATTCGCGACGACGGCCCGATCCCCGAAGTGATCGCGGACGTCGTCGAATGCCAGCGCGCGATGCGCCGCTACGTGCCGGAGATCGGGATGGCGCTGATGGTCTGCACGCTGCTGCACTCGGTCGCGGTGGGCAACTTGCTCCCGGCGACGTGCAAGACGGTCTGCGTCGACATCAACCCGGCCTCGGTCACGAAGCTCACCGACCGCGGCTCGCACCAAACCGTCGGCATCGTGATGGACGCTTCGTCGTTCCTGCGTGAGCTCTCGCTCGCGCTCGCCGCCGCCGAAGGCGAAGCCCGCGGCGCCGCCGCCGGGTAAAGGAAAGCATGATCGACATCGAGCGCATCGAGCCCGGCCACCGCGTCGAGATGTACGTCTCGCCGAGCTGTCCGTACTGCCGCCGGGCGCGCGAGCACTTCGACGGGCGCGGCTATCCGTACGAGCTGCACGACGCGCAGAACGACGCCGCGCTGCGCGCGACGATGCTCGCGCTCTCCGGCGGCGATCCGACCGTCCCGGCGTTCGTCGTCGACGGCGCTTACGTGCAGTCCGGCTGGGGTTCGCCGCCGCGAGGTTGAACGGTTCCGTAATCCGCGCCGGTCGGCGCGAGGAGAAGGGCAGGACGGAATCAGCAGTTTGAAGCCGAGCACGTCGACGCATGCGATCGCGCGAAGGGGCACGAGCGCGCTCGGCGTCCCCGACCCGCTCTCCCACGGCGGACGCGGCCTGCTCGCCACGCCCGCCGGCGCCGTCGCCTGCGAGCTCGAACCCGTCGGCCTCGACGCGAACGGCGCGCGCTACGAGCTCCGCGTGACCAACGGCACCCCCGGCGTGCTGGCGTCCACGGTCAGCGCGATCCGGGTCGACGAAGGCCGCCCGGTCGCCGCGCTGGCGATCGAGATCGAGCCGCACGCCGCGATCCGCACGGGCTTCAGCCTCGATGCGGCGCTCGCGTACGAGCGCGTCGTCGCGGAAGTCCACGGCGAGGGCGTTCACCTGGTCGTCGAAGCACCGCCGCCGCGCGGCGGGCGCCCGCGCCGGCGCTGGGTCGGCCCCGCGACCGCGATCGGTGTCGCGGCGCTCCTCGCGGGGGGCACGCTCGTCTTCTTCGGGATCGAGCGCCCGCACGTCGTCGACGCCGCGCTTCTCGCCAACCCGGACGGCAAGCTGATCGCGCGCTGGTCGACCGCCGGGAGCGGGAAGCGCACCTACGAGCTGCGCGACGCCCGCGGCGCGGTCCTCGCGCAAGGGCCGCTGCCGGAGGCTTCCGGCGAGATGCCGGTCGGCCGCGCCGACGCCGCCAGCCTACGCATCGCGATCGCCAACGGTTTCGGAAGCGACGCGCGCGACGCGGCCTACGCCCGCGCCACGCCGCCGCCCGCTGTCCGGATCGTCGCGACCCCGCCGCCCCGCATCGCCAGCCTGGCCATCGAACCGCCCCGCCCGAACGCGCCGCTGACCGTTCGCTACGCCGCCGACGCCCGCGACCTCGAGCTCTCGATCGTCGACCGCACCGGCGCGACGTACTTCTCGACCAAGACGCCCTCCGGGAGCGGGACGATCCAAGTCCCGGCCCCGCCCGCCGGCCCGCGCGAGCCCTATCAGCTCGTCGCCCGCGCGGAAGGCGCCGGCGCCGGCGCGAGCCAGGAGACGCGCGTCCCGATCGCCGCGGCGGTGTCGACGACCCCGCCGCCCTCGCCGCTCGCCCAAGGCTCGGCCGGCCCGAGCAGCCGCCCCCGACCCGGCTCGAACGCCACCGTGGTCGACGCCGGCGGCGGCGACACGTTCGCGATCCGCCCGGATCCCGTGCGCCCCGGCGAGCCCTTCGTGGTCGACATCCCCTTCTCGGACAGCGCCCGGGTCCAAGTCGTCCGCACCCGCGACGACGTCGAGCTGGCGGGCGCGGACCTCCACCACGGCGAGCGCAGCGTCGCCCTGACCGCGCCCTCGTCCCCCGGCGACTACACCGTCCGGGTCACGATGCAGCGGGGCGTCGGGCTAGAGACCCTGGTGCGGCCGCTCCGCATCGCCGGCCACTGACCCGAAGCGCACAGTCTTTTCCTGGTTAAGAGTGTTAGGCTGGTCACATCGCGGGTATTTCATTGGGCCTAAAGACCTAATGCCCACAAGGGACCATCACGTGCATGAGGCACCGTCTCGGCCGAAGCTCCCGAAGCTCGCGCCCGACACGATCCGACGGGAACGCATCGCCGGCTGGCTTTCAGACCACGCCGACGTTCCGCTGCGCCTGATCGCCGCGCCGTCCGGCTCGGGCAAGACGACCGCTCTCGTCGCTTACGCCGCCGCCCCCCTCCACCGCGCCGCCTACGTCAGCCTCGACGCGGGCACCACCCCCGCCGCGCTGCGCAACGCGATCGCCCGGGCCTTCGGCTTCCCCGACCCCGACGACGACGACGTCCTGATGTGCATGCTCGAAAGCGCCGAGCGCTGCGAGATCCTGATCGACGAAGCCGACCGCGCCCCCGAAGCCGTCCGCGTCGCGCTGCGCCGCTTCGTCTACGAAGCGCCCGAGAACGTCACGTTCGTCTACGCCGGCCGCTCGCGCGACGTCGTCGACGCGACTCGCCTCGTCTCGCTCGGCCTCGGCGCGGTGATGGAGGCCGACCGCCTCGCCTTCACCGTCGAAGAGGCGACCCGCTTCGCCGAAGCCGCCCGCCTCGACGTGAGCGACGAACGCGAGCTCGTGCGCCTCGTCCACGACACCGAAGGCTGGGCCTTCGCGCTCTGTTCGGCGATTCGCGAAACCGCGTCGGCCCAGCACCGCTCGCTCGAGAACGCGTTCGACCGCTGGCGCCGCAGTCACGGCCGCTTCATGCGCCGCTTCATCGACGACGCGCTCGCCGACGAAGATCCGGTGCTCGCTTCCGCCGCGCGCAAAGTCTTCGACGGCGAGAACGTCGACGAAACCGTGCTCGACCGCCTCGAACAGCGCGGCCTCTTCGTGCGCTGGGCCGACGGCGCGTACCGGCCCTACCGCGCCGTCGCGCGCGTCACGCGGATCGCCAGCGCGCAGCCGTCACGCGCGCTCGTGCCCTTCACCGTCCGCCTCTTCGGCAAGCCTGAAGTCCGCATCGAAGGACAGCAAGTCGCCTGGTTCCGCCGCCGCGACGCGCACCTCTTCGCGTTCCTCGCGCTGCAGCCGAACGGCAAGGCCCGCCGCGAAACGCTGCTGCGCGCGTTCTGGCCCGAAGCGGACCGCCAGCTCGCCGCGCAATCGCTGCGCTCCGCGTGCAGCACGATGCGCCGTTCGCTGGCCGCGGTCGTCGGCTATGCCGACCTCTCGCACTACGCCGCTTTCGGCGAAGAGATCGCCTTGAATCTCGACCTTTTCGCGATCGACGCCCGCCGCGTCCGCGCTCACCTGCGCGACGCCGAGCAGGCCTGGGCTTCCGGCGACATCATCACCGCGCTCGAACACGACCGCGCCGCCCTGCGTCTGGCGAAAGACGACCTGCTCGACGGCGACTTCCCGCCGCCGCTCGCCGGCGTCGGTGCCGAGCTGCAAGCAAGTCTCACGCGCGCCGCCGCCCGCGCCGGCGACGAAGAAGAAGCCGAACCCGCGCTCGTCGCGGTCAGCTAGACTCTGGCCCCGGCTTTTCTGACGTAGCGCAAGCCTTGGTGGTTGGTCGCGGGCGGGCGACGGTACTTCACCGGGCACGCGGCTCACGCACATCCTGCGCGTGAGCCGCTACGTCTTCACGTCGCTCCCGCGCATCCTGCGCTCCGCTCGTTCAGAGTGCCCGGTGAAGTACCATCGCCCGCCCACGACCCGGCACGATTTTTCTTCATACGTCGGCTTTTGTGCGGAAGAATCGCGCCGGGTCGTGGGGGCGACACCTCATGATTGCGGACCGTGTGAACGAGCGTGCGCAGGATGCGCGGAAGCGATGTGAAGACAGAGCGGCCGCGGACAGGATGTCCGCGGCCGCGTGTCCGCAATCATGAGGTGTCGCCCCCGCGGCCAACCACCGCAGCCACATTTACACGGGCTCGAGCTCGAGCTTATCTCCCGGCTTCAACGGATTGGCCTTGACGAAGCCAGGTCCGAACTCCGCCACGGTGTGCGCGTGGCGCGCGGTGACGATGAGCTTGTGCGGTGGCACGTTTTGCTGCACGTCGACGACGCGGTGGTCGCGGTCGAGGAAGACGACGTCGAGCGCCGTGCGCATCCCGACCGTGTGGACGGCGTGGCAGTTCTCGAACCACATCCCTTCCTCGGGCGCGATCGACGTGCGCGGCAGAAAGCCGACGGTGCGCTCG carries:
- a CDS encoding TIGR00300 family protein, which translates into the protein MPSASPSSGASRRIELRGHILDSGIFNRVLGILTDHERAQYVIEEFDSGRTKTDPSYARLLIEADDAQYLSELIDMLRDAGAEVVDEGDVVTEPAPADGVLPDQFYATTNYETEVRERGTWRAVANPEMDCAIVISDGDPITVAPSDIKQGQAVVVGHQGVKVSIPQRERRKAVFEFMASAVSSEKPRHALLGEIARELLKVRASGKRILLVGGPAIIHTGAGPYLAELVRDGYVTAIFAGNALAVHDVEAQFFGTSLGINLDDAFPAEEGHVHHLRTVNRLRAVGGIRPAIERGMLTAGVMYEAYTKNIPVVLCGSIRDDGPIPEVIADVVECQRAMRRYVPEIGMALMVCTLLHSVAVGNLLPATCKTVCVDINPASVTKLTDRGSHQTVGIVMDASSFLRELSLALAAAEGEARGAAAG
- a CDS encoding glutathione S-transferase N-terminal domain-containing protein encodes the protein MIDIERIEPGHRVEMYVSPSCPYCRRAREHFDGRGYPYELHDAQNDAALRATMLALSGGDPTVPAFVVDGAYVQSGWGSPPRG
- a CDS encoding DUF192 domain-containing protein, yielding MTMWLVRNTDTGRVLAWRVRRAEGWLERTVGFLPRTSIAPEEGMWFENCHAVHTVGMRTALDVVFLDRDHRVVDVQQNVPPHKLIVTARHAHTVAEFGPGFVKANPLKPGDKLELEPV